A window of Planctomycetaceae bacterium contains these coding sequences:
- a CDS encoding PLP-dependent transferase, translating to MPVDLLKSPRFKAEHLGLPMPDSIHAVSACLPLWRHNVAYEEGDQSVIGQLKSAYPRFCLNPMVRELFRQTFEPLGKAGFIFPSRHSALEAAGYVANRGGGQCRVVPIPGQDVVGVAASGGDEKLLKQYWQHTGEIISSRMAVQITQGTRITFGTSPSADIVRQRVADFEGTSAENVRLYPSGMSAMMSAWRTVQKVYTGAPSVQFGFPYVDTLKIQQRFHPSRCEFFPVGSSGDIDQLETVLRRSPVSAVFCETPANPLLTCPDLHRLRNLADQFGFLIVIDDTLAACLNLDVLHLSDIVVTSLTKYFSGYGDLLAGSLTLNPNGARAEELQQALDEHYECLIADVDIDALEANSRDVADRVNAINQNATELARRLSEHPRVKFVWHPSLHHSLMNDSDDCSAPASNYEQLRRPDGGFGGLMSILLHDAETAAPAVFDALSVCKGPNLGTVFTLACPYTILAHYDELPFVESCGVSRWLIRLSVGIEPIEELWSRFEQALSVQSL from the coding sequence ATGCCTGTCGATTTGCTTAAATCCCCCCGTTTCAAGGCCGAACATCTCGGCCTTCCGATGCCGGATTCGATCCATGCTGTTTCAGCATGCCTTCCGCTTTGGCGTCATAATGTCGCCTACGAAGAAGGCGATCAGTCGGTTATCGGCCAGCTGAAATCGGCATACCCACGGTTTTGCCTGAATCCGATGGTTCGCGAATTGTTTCGACAGACATTCGAGCCGCTTGGCAAAGCAGGTTTCATCTTCCCGTCCAGACATTCCGCCCTGGAAGCAGCCGGGTACGTTGCAAACAGAGGCGGTGGGCAGTGCCGTGTCGTTCCCATACCTGGTCAGGATGTCGTGGGGGTTGCCGCCAGCGGTGGTGACGAAAAGTTACTCAAGCAGTACTGGCAGCACACAGGTGAAATCATTTCATCACGAATGGCTGTGCAGATCACTCAGGGAACCAGAATCACATTTGGAACGTCTCCTTCAGCAGACATCGTTCGGCAACGCGTCGCTGACTTCGAAGGAACAAGCGCGGAGAATGTCCGTCTTTATCCCTCGGGGATGTCAGCGATGATGTCAGCGTGGCGGACCGTTCAAAAGGTCTATACTGGTGCCCCCAGCGTGCAGTTCGGCTTTCCCTACGTCGACACTCTGAAGATCCAGCAGCGTTTCCATCCGTCCCGCTGCGAGTTCTTCCCGGTTGGTAGTTCCGGCGACATCGACCAGCTGGAAACAGTCCTGCGCAGAAGTCCCGTGAGCGCAGTATTCTGCGAAACCCCAGCCAATCCACTGCTCACCTGCCCGGATCTGCATCGTCTCCGCAATCTGGCCGATCAGTTCGGATTTTTGATCGTTATTGACGACACACTCGCCGCATGTCTGAATCTGGACGTCCTGCACCTGTCTGACATTGTGGTGACAAGCCTCACAAAGTACTTCAGTGGTTATGGGGATCTGCTTGCAGGCAGCCTGACGCTCAACCCCAATGGAGCCCGAGCCGAAGAACTCCAACAGGCACTGGACGAACACTACGAATGCCTGATTGCAGACGTGGATATCGACGCACTGGAAGCGAATTCCCGCGATGTGGCAGACCGTGTGAACGCAATCAATCAAAATGCCACAGAACTTGCCAGGCGACTGTCTGAGCATCCTCGAGTGAAGTTTGTCTGGCACCCCTCCCTGCATCATTCCTTGATGAATGACTCTGATGATTGCAGCGCACCTGCCAGTAACTACGAACAGTTGCGCAGACCCGATGGTGGATTTGGCGGCTTAATGTCGATTCTTCTGCACGATGCGGAAACCGCAGCTCCCGCCGTTTTCGATGCCCTGAGTGTCTGCAAAGGGCCGAATCTTGGAACCGTCTTCACACTCGCGTGCCCCTATACAATTCTGGCCCACTATGACGAACTTCCGTTTGTCGAATCTTGTGGTGTATCACGCTGGCTCATCCGCCTCAGTGTTGGAATTGAGCCCATTGAGGAATTGTGGAGCCGTTTTGAGCAGGCATTATCTGTGCAATCGTTATAG
- a CDS encoding thiamine pyrophosphate-binding protein — MAPKKKPTRAARSSNASQAPAVANRKNSRRSSDSTPSSNSTTAAARMTIGGYLIQRLQDYGVRDIFGIPGDFVLQFYGMLEDSPINVVGTTNEACAGYAADGYARINGIGAVCVTYCVGGLSLCNAVAGAYAEKSPVIVISGSPGMSERRSDPLLHHRVRDFNTQRDVFEKITVATASLEDELTAFREIDRCLEACVRFKRPVFLEIPRDKVLAEATHAHVPVVTPLVSDPDALQECLKEARESIHAAKRPVIIAGVETHRFGLREQVLELAEANNIPICATLLGKSVVSEKHPLYLGVYEGAMGRDEVRRYVEESDCVILLGAFMTDINLGIFTARLDPGRCIYATSEKLRIRHHHFHDVLFTDFVTHLASKKIGPVRAAPKVRPPEVPAWSPKNDQPITIRRLFQKINSLLDQSMVVVADTGDSMFAAADLSISRHTEFLSTAYYTSMGFSIPASVGVQVANRNLRPLVLVGDGAFQMTCMELSTTVRRGFNPIVIVLNNKGYSTERFIQEGPFNDIHNWNYHRMPELLGAGWGFEVRTEGDLEKAIKAAIANQDSFSLLNVHLEKLDVSPALKRLAERLADRI; from the coding sequence ATGGCTCCGAAGAAGAAACCCACCAGGGCAGCCAGAAGTTCCAATGCGTCACAGGCACCGGCTGTCGCAAACAGGAAAAATTCACGCAGGAGCTCCGATTCTACACCTTCCTCGAACAGCACAACAGCGGCGGCCCGAATGACCATCGGGGGGTATTTGATTCAGCGACTTCAGGACTATGGTGTGCGAGATATCTTCGGCATTCCAGGGGACTTTGTACTGCAGTTTTACGGGATGCTGGAAGACAGCCCCATCAATGTCGTTGGAACCACAAACGAAGCCTGCGCCGGGTATGCGGCCGATGGTTATGCTCGGATCAATGGTATCGGTGCGGTTTGTGTCACCTATTGCGTCGGGGGCCTGAGTCTGTGTAATGCGGTGGCCGGAGCATACGCAGAAAAGAGTCCGGTAATTGTGATCAGCGGTTCGCCCGGTATGTCGGAACGGCGTTCGGATCCGTTGCTTCATCACCGCGTGCGGGACTTCAACACGCAACGTGATGTCTTTGAAAAAATCACCGTTGCAACCGCTTCGCTCGAAGATGAACTGACAGCGTTTCGTGAAATTGATCGATGCCTGGAAGCCTGTGTTCGCTTCAAACGGCCTGTATTTCTTGAGATTCCTCGGGACAAAGTCCTGGCAGAAGCAACCCACGCACACGTTCCGGTTGTTACTCCGCTGGTCAGTGACCCCGATGCGTTGCAGGAATGCCTGAAGGAAGCGAGGGAAAGCATCCACGCCGCAAAACGCCCTGTCATCATCGCGGGAGTTGAGACACATCGTTTCGGTCTGCGCGAGCAGGTTCTCGAGTTGGCGGAAGCAAATAACATCCCGATCTGTGCAACGTTGCTCGGAAAGTCTGTTGTCAGCGAAAAACACCCTCTCTACCTGGGTGTCTACGAAGGCGCCATGGGCCGTGATGAGGTAAGACGTTATGTGGAAGAGAGCGACTGCGTCATCCTGCTGGGCGCTTTTATGACTGATATCAATCTGGGGATCTTTACAGCACGACTGGATCCCGGCCGGTGCATTTATGCGACCAGCGAAAAACTGAGAATCCGGCATCACCACTTCCATGATGTCCTGTTCACCGACTTCGTCACACACCTGGCTTCGAAGAAGATTGGCCCGGTGCGAGCTGCTCCGAAAGTTCGTCCTCCCGAAGTTCCTGCATGGTCCCCAAAGAACGATCAACCAATTACAATCAGGAGATTATTTCAGAAGATCAACAGCCTTCTGGACCAATCCATGGTCGTTGTTGCCGACACCGGCGATTCCATGTTTGCCGCAGCTGATTTGTCAATCAGCCGACACACAGAATTCCTGAGCACCGCTTACTACACTTCGATGGGGTTTTCGATCCCGGCGTCCGTCGGAGTTCAGGTTGCGAACCGCAACCTCAGGCCCCTCGTTCTGGTAGGGGATGGCGCATTTCAAATGACTTGCATGGAACTTTCCACCACCGTCAGGCGTGGATTCAACCCCATCGTCATTGTCCTGAACAACAAGGGCTATTCGACAGAACGCTTCATTCAGGAAGGGCCGTTTAACGACATCCACAACTGGAACTATCACCGGATGCCGGAACTGCTTGGGGCTGGCTGGGGATTTGAAGTTCGAACAGAAGGGGATCTGGAAAAAGCCATCAAAGCGGCGATCGCCAATCAGGATTCCTTCAGCCTTCTGAACGTTCATCTGGAAAAACTGGATGTGAGTCCCGCTCTCAAACGACTGGCGGAACGTCTGGCAGACCGAATTTAG
- a CDS encoding ankyrin repeat domain-containing protein, producing MRTRIQYVLPAQIARFDRTAISSASVFRAVNGFACHQDSALNYTELPFVEEAGLRGGYPRIVLSPGGKLLLSLEFDATRNLTRKELAALKLEMDGQMLDGIGAGCFDELTAATGLSIQIAASAKSKCQQAAGTAWRPGRTTENGNRSRIDAVRKQMEKLESLPPDVNTAKQSPPGETLPSASPKARSASPKARSASPKARSASPKARSASPKARSASPKARSSRAKAKSPQAKLPTSTTGPGRLAPSEPESSRARPDFQKLFQLLAKPERDQLIPQIKNELDRVGNDLSSVVDGQLPNMNFQNPKLLRLLLDAGLPPNTTDVSRHSLLIQAAVNPKSIQILLKHGVDVNRVCESTHTVTALMRAASVGALLSVELLLQNGAAPGLKNRNGKTALDMVDRRSKSRQKIIDLLNSHS from the coding sequence ATGAGAACCAGGATTCAGTACGTCCTGCCTGCGCAAATTGCCCGTTTTGACCGAACGGCAATTTCATCGGCGAGCGTATTTCGGGCAGTCAATGGCTTCGCCTGTCATCAAGACTCGGCCCTGAATTACACCGAACTTCCCTTCGTCGAAGAAGCCGGTTTGCGGGGCGGCTACCCAAGAATCGTTCTCTCCCCCGGCGGAAAGCTGCTTCTGAGCCTTGAGTTCGATGCCACCCGGAATCTGACACGGAAGGAACTCGCTGCGTTGAAGCTCGAAATGGACGGGCAAATGCTGGATGGCATCGGCGCGGGATGCTTCGACGAACTTACCGCGGCAACAGGGCTCAGCATTCAGATCGCCGCATCTGCCAAATCAAAGTGCCAGCAAGCCGCCGGAACCGCGTGGCGACCGGGAAGAACGACGGAAAACGGAAACAGAAGCCGCATTGACGCTGTCCGGAAGCAGATGGAAAAGCTGGAATCCCTTCCTCCGGACGTCAACACCGCAAAGCAGTCACCGCCAGGCGAAACCTTGCCATCAGCCTCACCAAAGGCGCGGTCAGCCTCACCAAAGGCGCGGTCAGCCTCACCAAAGGCGCGGTCAGCCTCACCAAAGGCGCGGTCAGCCTCACCAAAGGCGCGGTCAGCCTCACCGAAGGCGCGGTCATCTCGGGCAAAAGCAAAATCACCCCAGGCAAAGTTGCCAACATCGACAACTGGACCCGGGAGACTTGCGCCATCCGAACCCGAAAGTAGCAGGGCAAGACCCGATTTCCAGAAGTTGTTTCAACTGCTGGCGAAACCAGAGCGAGATCAACTGATCCCGCAAATCAAAAACGAACTGGATCGTGTTGGCAATGATCTGAGCTCCGTTGTGGATGGTCAGCTGCCGAACATGAATTTCCAGAACCCGAAGCTTCTGCGATTGCTGCTGGACGCAGGCCTCCCGCCAAATACAACCGACGTTTCACGTCACTCCCTGTTGATTCAGGCTGCCGTCAATCCGAAGTCGATTCAGATCCTGCTGAAGCATGGCGTCGATGTAAACCGCGTTTGTGAGTCGACTCATACGGTCACTGCCCTGATGCGGGCAGCTTCCGTTGGAGCATTACTGTCTGTCGAGCTGTTACTTCAAAATGGTGCCGCCCCCGGGTTGAAGAACAGAAATGGCAAGACAGCTCTGGACATGGTTGACCGACGCTCGAAGTCGCGCCAGAAGATCATCGATTTGCTCAACAGTCACTCGTGA
- a CDS encoding MMPL family transporter codes for MFFGKLGNLAAKRAPLIAACWMLLLLVSFLAAPEWSTVVQNGEFAFLPSDSPSRLAELGFRTAFPDDMLESSVVLVVRREDGSVDRDNAEFKAGLQNSDKLFITDVLVPELYLLTGLKREADELLSEEIEEQERRSAALTKEQVARQDRLREIVHDIQWFQDPKIGDLLNSEDGKASLIVVQLKTEFLDQANSELVNAIEEFIDRLYRTPVQNPGTATGNNQSSSPTMPAGLDVAISGSATFGRDMIMESQKSAKATEKWTVILVVILLIAIYRAPLLALIPLITVAVSTTVAISLLAIAAEYGWVSLFNGIETYVTVVVYGAGIDYGLFLMARYREELDDGATIEEGVSRTLKTIGPALATSAGTSIFGIGMMMFAEFGKFRQAGYAITCGLFICLIASITLTPAVIRLFGRWAFWPSMMTLHNRGEGGFLVKASWLTRLQRANLMQTGWQRIANLVQQRPGLTWLLSILGMLPFAMIGVIYFSHLSYGLLSELPDDSTSLRGIQAIQSHFPAGEVGPVYVLLEAEGIDFRELSRGPERLIEKLSSSLEADKQRLGIHSVRSLSSPRGNRGSVRLNAAQAIGQRKLARDYYVSKENHSVTRLDLIFENDPFSTSSIAEFRKLRDELPTMLPEELANARLSFKGPTANVSDLKDVTDRDQIRIDLLVLVSVYVVLVALLRKPGICSYLILSVFYSYLATLGITFFVFWAMDPSGFTGMDWKVPLFLFTILIAVGEDYNIFLMTRIDEERKTHGPIRGITVALEKTGGIISSCGIIMAGSFSSLMAGSLLGMDQLGFALALGVLLDTFVVRPIMVPAFMVLLAQGRLGPMSRLAGFQPETVVEREGMASDGFDSSGMVSGRDSSDSMNPIDFDQEKTDAVKHS; via the coding sequence ATGTTTTTCGGGAAGCTTGGAAACCTGGCCGCCAAACGGGCGCCGCTGATTGCGGCGTGCTGGATGTTGCTGCTGCTTGTTTCTTTTTTGGCTGCCCCCGAATGGTCCACAGTTGTTCAAAACGGCGAATTTGCGTTTCTTCCGTCGGATTCTCCGAGCCGACTGGCCGAATTGGGATTTCGAACGGCCTTTCCGGATGACATGCTCGAAAGCAGTGTTGTCCTGGTTGTGCGTCGCGAAGACGGCAGCGTTGATCGGGACAATGCCGAATTCAAAGCAGGGCTTCAGAATTCTGACAAGCTATTCATTACGGATGTCCTGGTTCCGGAACTTTACCTGCTGACGGGACTGAAGCGAGAAGCGGATGAGCTGTTATCGGAGGAAATTGAAGAGCAGGAACGGCGTTCGGCCGCGCTGACGAAGGAGCAGGTCGCAAGACAGGATCGACTGCGCGAGATCGTTCATGATATCCAGTGGTTTCAGGATCCCAAAATCGGCGACCTTCTGAACAGCGAAGATGGCAAAGCGTCGTTGATTGTTGTGCAGCTGAAGACTGAGTTCCTGGATCAGGCCAATTCTGAACTGGTCAATGCGATTGAGGAATTCATTGATCGGCTTTATCGCACCCCCGTACAGAATCCGGGGACTGCGACAGGAAACAATCAGTCTTCGTCTCCCACGATGCCAGCGGGCCTGGATGTTGCGATCAGTGGTTCGGCCACTTTCGGTCGTGACATGATCATGGAGTCGCAGAAGAGCGCGAAGGCCACCGAGAAATGGACCGTGATTCTGGTCGTCATTCTTCTGATCGCCATCTACCGCGCTCCATTGCTGGCGCTGATACCACTGATCACGGTTGCTGTTTCGACCACCGTTGCCATCAGCCTTCTGGCTATTGCCGCGGAGTATGGGTGGGTCAGTCTGTTCAATGGAATTGAAACTTATGTGACGGTCGTCGTCTACGGAGCGGGCATCGATTACGGTTTGTTCCTGATGGCTCGCTATCGAGAAGAACTGGATGACGGCGCAACCATAGAAGAAGGGGTCTCTCGTACACTGAAGACAATTGGCCCGGCACTGGCGACGAGTGCGGGTACATCAATCTTTGGTATTGGCATGATGATGTTCGCCGAATTCGGCAAGTTCCGTCAGGCGGGTTACGCCATCACGTGTGGTCTGTTCATTTGTCTGATCGCCAGTATTACGCTGACCCCTGCTGTGATTCGTTTGTTTGGTCGCTGGGCGTTCTGGCCAAGCATGATGACGCTGCACAACCGTGGTGAAGGTGGCTTTCTGGTAAAAGCCAGTTGGTTGACGCGGCTACAGAGAGCCAACTTGATGCAGACAGGCTGGCAACGCATCGCAAATCTGGTTCAGCAGCGTCCGGGGCTCACCTGGCTGCTGAGCATTCTGGGAATGCTGCCGTTCGCCATGATTGGTGTTATTTACTTCAGTCACCTGAGTTATGGTCTGTTGTCTGAATTACCGGATGATTCCACCAGTTTGCGCGGGATCCAGGCGATTCAGTCTCACTTCCCGGCAGGTGAAGTCGGCCCGGTTTACGTATTGCTGGAAGCGGAAGGGATCGACTTTCGCGAACTCTCTCGAGGTCCGGAGAGGCTTATCGAAAAGCTCTCCAGTTCACTTGAGGCGGACAAGCAACGTCTTGGAATTCACTCAGTTCGGTCATTGTCCTCACCCAGGGGAAACCGTGGATCAGTCAGACTGAACGCCGCTCAGGCCATCGGGCAACGAAAACTGGCGCGAGACTACTACGTGAGCAAAGAAAATCACTCCGTGACGCGTCTGGATCTGATTTTCGAAAACGACCCATTTTCCACGAGCAGCATTGCGGAATTCAGAAAACTGCGCGATGAACTGCCGACCATGCTGCCTGAAGAGCTGGCCAACGCCCGGTTGTCATTCAAAGGTCCCACTGCCAACGTCAGTGACTTAAAAGACGTTACCGACCGCGATCAGATTCGTATCGACCTCCTGGTGTTGGTCAGCGTCTATGTGGTCCTGGTCGCGTTACTGCGAAAACCGGGGATCTGTAGCTACCTGATTCTGAGCGTCTTTTACAGCTACCTCGCAACTCTTGGTATTACCTTCTTTGTCTTCTGGGCGATGGATCCTTCCGGCTTTACCGGAATGGACTGGAAGGTGCCACTGTTTCTGTTCACGATCCTGATTGCCGTGGGAGAGGACTACAACATCTTCCTGATGACGCGCATCGACGAAGAACGCAAGACGCATGGCCCGATTCGCGGCATCACGGTGGCTCTGGAAAAGACCGGAGGGATTATTTCCAGCTGTGGAATTATCATGGCGGGTTCCTTTTCGTCGCTGATGGCCGGCAGTCTTCTGGGCATGGATCAACTTGGCTTCGCACTGGCACTGGGCGTCTTGCTGGATACGTTTGTTGTTCGACCCATCATGGTGCCAGCGTTCATGGTGTTGCTGGCCCAGGGACGCTTAGGCCCCATGAGCCGTCTTGCAGGATTCCAGCCGGAAACCGTGGTGGAGCGTGAAGGAATGGCCAGCGATGGTTTTGACTCCAGTGGCATGGTTTCGGGCAGGGACAGCTCAGACAGTATGAATCCGATCGATTTCGATCAGGAAAAGACCGATGCGGTAAAGCATTCATGA
- the tgt gene encoding tRNA guanosine(34) transglycosylase Tgt, translating into MSSFKFHLDASDSQTSGRAGRWVTPHGVVETPAFMPVGTLGTVKGLLPSQLRDAGAQMVLANTYHLALRPGSEIVAELGGLHRFMDWDGPILTDSGGFQVFSLAAMRKLTDEKAVFRSHIDGSLLELSPETAVRIQENLGADVIMCLDECPPSGESIEKIRKAVDRTTLWAKRCRDAKERSDQALFGIVQGGVHEEMRLRSADSLVSLAFPGYAIGGLSVGEPPEAMYRTLDFTVPALPVQKPRYLMGVGRPEDILEAVCRGIDLFDCVMPTRNGRNAMAFTSSGPVRLRNAVHQRDDSPLDLECSCVACTRYSRAYLRHLFVAKEMLGPILLSLHNITFYQTLVRNLRKAIIAGVAGEFRSNQLARWHSQP; encoded by the coding sequence ATGAGCAGTTTTAAGTTTCACCTGGATGCATCAGATTCGCAGACATCCGGTCGAGCTGGCCGATGGGTAACGCCGCACGGCGTCGTTGAGACGCCCGCATTCATGCCGGTGGGCACGCTTGGAACGGTCAAGGGGCTGCTTCCTTCGCAGTTACGGGATGCGGGGGCGCAAATGGTTCTTGCCAACACCTACCATTTGGCGTTGCGCCCCGGAAGCGAAATTGTGGCCGAACTGGGTGGTCTGCATCGATTTATGGACTGGGACGGTCCAATTCTGACTGACAGCGGAGGGTTTCAGGTCTTCAGTCTGGCCGCTATGCGAAAGCTCACCGATGAAAAAGCGGTCTTTCGATCCCACATCGACGGCAGCCTGCTGGAGCTTTCTCCGGAAACCGCCGTGAGGATTCAGGAGAATCTGGGGGCCGATGTCATTATGTGTCTGGACGAATGCCCTCCGTCCGGCGAATCAATTGAAAAGATCCGCAAAGCTGTCGATCGCACGACTCTCTGGGCAAAACGCTGTCGGGATGCCAAGGAGAGGTCGGACCAGGCCCTGTTCGGAATTGTTCAGGGGGGCGTGCACGAAGAAATGAGGCTGCGATCTGCAGATTCCCTCGTCAGCCTGGCATTCCCAGGGTACGCGATTGGTGGTTTAAGTGTCGGGGAGCCTCCTGAGGCGATGTACCGCACCCTGGATTTCACGGTTCCTGCCCTGCCTGTCCAAAAACCGCGATACCTGATGGGTGTCGGGCGGCCGGAAGACATTCTGGAAGCGGTTTGTCGGGGAATTGACCTGTTCGACTGCGTGATGCCCACCCGAAATGGCCGTAATGCAATGGCATTCACGAGTTCCGGCCCGGTTCGTTTACGAAATGCCGTCCACCAGCGGGATGACAGTCCACTGGACCTGGAATGCAGCTGTGTTGCGTGCACTCGCTACAGCCGGGCGTATCTGAGGCATCTGTTCGTTGCGAAGGAAATGCTGGGCCCGATTCTGCTGTCGCTTCACAACATCACATTTTACCAAACCCTCGTCCGTAATCTCCGGAAGGCGATAATCGCGGGTGTTGCGGGGGAGTTCCGTTCGAATCAACTTGCCCGCTGGCACTCGCAGCCCTAA
- the yajC gene encoding preprotein translocase subunit YajC, which yields MLNFQTSIENVIPQLWRTCILAQDAVKPGEPNPLVTMGPFLIIGVMFYLLFMRPQQKEQQKRAAVLANLKKNDKVVTAGGIIGTVVEVSSDNARITLKVDDNTRIKFLRSSIQGLLEDSTDSNSST from the coding sequence GTGCTGAATTTTCAAACGTCGATCGAGAATGTTATCCCGCAGCTTTGGCGAACCTGCATTCTTGCTCAGGACGCCGTGAAGCCGGGCGAACCAAATCCTCTGGTGACCATGGGCCCGTTCCTGATCATTGGTGTGATGTTCTATCTGTTGTTCATGCGACCTCAGCAAAAAGAACAACAGAAGCGAGCCGCTGTGTTGGCAAACCTCAAAAAGAACGACAAGGTTGTCACCGCGGGTGGCATCATTGGAACGGTCGTGGAGGTGTCGTCGGACAACGCCAGGATTACTCTGAAGGTTGACGACAACACGCGAATTAAGTTCCTGCGATCCAGCATTCAGGGATTGCTGGAAGACTCCACAGATTCAAATTCTTCGACCTGA